The proteins below are encoded in one region of Trueperaceae bacterium:
- a CDS encoding c-type cytochrome, translating into MARDNHGSVGTYILIALILGVVTYFEYALVEYPQAWLGSTMTYVALAALSVLKFVLVVMFFMHLKNDDRMYSGFFSSGMVIALATFIAMTAMFLLPRAMSYGEARARAESLEGRAAHGEAEVPEDVAALIESDGASRPAAERADVPAPVDRSVPIEAPRAANDGSDYEVGEPQAAAPPAPAAAVQGEEAAAAQEEAEEPAAPAEAAQAADWDRELGNQVFAANCVGCHQANGQGIPGAFPPLAGHAAEVYAAGGREYLPQVLLYGLQGPIQVEGMTYNGMMPAWGHLSDDQIAAVINHVVAELGDAPEGFVPYTADDVAAHRGDELTSAEVHEVRDQLGLD; encoded by the coding sequence ATGGCTAGAGACAACCACGGTTCCGTAGGCACCTACATCCTCATCGCGCTGATACTCGGCGTCGTCACGTACTTCGAGTACGCGCTGGTCGAGTACCCGCAGGCCTGGCTCGGCTCGACGATGACCTACGTCGCGCTGGCGGCCCTCTCCGTCCTGAAGTTCGTGCTCGTCGTCATGTTCTTCATGCACCTGAAGAACGACGACCGCATGTACTCCGGCTTCTTCTCCAGCGGCATGGTCATCGCGCTGGCCACCTTCATCGCCATGACGGCGATGTTCCTACTGCCGCGCGCGATGAGCTACGGCGAGGCGCGCGCCCGCGCCGAGAGCCTCGAGGGCAGGGCGGCGCACGGGGAGGCAGAGGTGCCCGAGGACGTCGCGGCGCTGATCGAGAGCGACGGCGCCTCGCGCCCGGCGGCCGAACGGGCCGACGTCCCGGCGCCCGTCGACCGCTCGGTGCCGATCGAGGCCCCGCGTGCCGCCAACGACGGCTCCGACTACGAGGTCGGTGAGCCGCAGGCTGCGGCTCCGCCCGCCCCGGCCGCCGCGGTCCAGGGCGAAGAGGCCGCCGCGGCCCAGGAGGAGGCCGAGGAGCCGGCCGCGCCCGCCGAGGCCGCCCAGGCCGCCGACTGGGACCGCGAGCTGGGCAACCAGGTCTTCGCCGCCAACTGCGTCGGCTGCCACCAGGCGAACGGCCAGGGCATCCCGGGCGCCTTCCCGCCCCTGGCCGGCCACGCCGCCGAGGTGTACGCCGCCGGCGGCCGCGAGTACCTCCCTCAGGTCCTCCTCTACGGCCTCCAAGGGCCGATCCAGGTGGAGGGGATGACCTACAACGGCATGATGCCGGCCTGGGGCCACCTCTCCGACGACCAGATCGCCGCCGTCATCAACCACGTCGTCGCCGAGCTCGGCGACGCGCCCGAGGGCTTCGTGCCCTACACCGCGGACGACGTCGCGGCCCACCGCGGCGACGAGCTCACGTCCGCCGAGGTCCACGAGGTGCGCGACCAGCTCGGACTCGACTGA
- a CDS encoding HAD-IA family hydrolase has translation MRRDDAAHDPGPSAAGAASSRRRAAPSCVAFDWGGVFTVGTFDSSAVRALARLVGVEARALEPTYLALMAEFEAGACDLPGFHERFCAATGHRPDLEAFRAAFLGAVRERREAYELVDALPAGVRVGMLSNNVAELCDLVRSDPRLGRVSAFVFSNEIGVRKPDPAAYEALLAALDAEAGEVVFVDDNPANVAAARELGIVGVLLDAEFPRRWREAVPGIALPDALAGAYWG, from the coding sequence TTGAGACGCGACGACGCCGCGCACGACCCGGGTCCGTCCGCGGCGGGAGCCGCCTCGTCCCGGCGCCGCGCCGCGCCGTCCTGCGTGGCCTTCGACTGGGGCGGCGTGTTCACCGTCGGGACGTTCGACTCGAGCGCCGTCAGGGCCCTCGCGCGCCTCGTCGGCGTCGAGGCCCGCGCGCTCGAGCCCACCTACCTGGCCCTCATGGCCGAGTTCGAGGCCGGCGCCTGCGACCTGCCCGGCTTCCACGAGCGCTTCTGCGCGGCCACCGGCCACCGGCCGGACCTGGAGGCGTTCCGCGCGGCGTTCCTCGGCGCGGTCAGGGAGAGGCGGGAGGCCTACGAGCTCGTCGACGCCCTGCCCGCCGGCGTGAGGGTCGGCATGCTCTCGAACAACGTCGCCGAGCTCTGCGACCTCGTGCGCTCCGACCCGCGCCTGGGACGCGTGAGCGCGTTCGTGTTCTCGAACGAGATCGGCGTGCGCAAGCCGGACCCCGCCGCCTACGAGGCGCTGCTGGCGGCGCTAGACGCCGAGGCCGGCGAGGTCGTCTTCGTCGACGACAACCCGGCGAACGTCGCCGCCGCCCGCGAGCTGGGCATCGTCGGCGTGCTGCTCGACGCCGAGTTCCCGCGCCGCTGGCGCGAGGCGGTGCCGGGCATCGCGCTGCCCGACGCCCTCGCCGGCGCCTACTGGGGCTGA
- the coxB gene encoding cytochrome c oxidase subunit II, which translates to MRRGWLWRALPGAVLTFVLSGCSLSGEQSVFSPVGPLASEQLGLFMWTWYLSIPVMLLVGGVLVYVIVRYRSRQGDDSIPGQTHGNVLLEVLWTTIPVIIVILVAVPTVRSIFKTQTYIEAGEGDVEVRVTGYQWWWKFEYPEYGITTANELHVPVGARVVLDLQSGDVLHAFWAPRLGGKVDLIPHQDNQLWLQADEPGVYRGQCAELCLGAHAYMRFRVVVEEQEDFDRWVASFQEPVVQTVSDDPRVQQGRTLFAQKGCIGCHANDNYAEGVSYGQPQFPELTNFGLRHTVGAGVLDATLENVAQWIMNPQSVKPGNHMPTLWAEDDPNREEEATAIAAYLLSLGAEQRTADAGDTLAVSAPGGN; encoded by the coding sequence GTGCGTAGAGGCTGGTTGTGGCGGGCTCTGCCCGGCGCAGTACTGACGTTCGTGCTCAGCGGCTGCTCGCTGAGCGGCGAGCAGTCGGTGTTCTCGCCGGTGGGCCCGCTGGCGTCAGAGCAGCTCGGTCTGTTCATGTGGACCTGGTACCTGAGCATCCCCGTGATGCTCCTGGTGGGCGGGGTGCTGGTCTACGTGATCGTCCGCTACCGCAGTCGACAAGGTGACGACTCGATACCCGGACAGACGCACGGCAACGTGCTGCTCGAGGTCCTCTGGACCACGATCCCGGTCATCATCGTCATCCTCGTCGCGGTGCCGACCGTGCGCTCGATCTTCAAGACCCAGACCTACATCGAGGCCGGCGAAGGCGACGTGGAGGTCAGGGTCACCGGCTACCAGTGGTGGTGGAAGTTCGAGTACCCCGAGTACGGCATCACCACCGCCAACGAGCTGCACGTCCCCGTGGGCGCCCGCGTCGTGCTCGACCTCCAGTCGGGCGACGTCCTGCACGCGTTCTGGGCCCCCAGGCTGGGCGGCAAGGTCGACCTCATACCCCACCAGGACAACCAGCTCTGGCTCCAGGCCGACGAGCCCGGCGTCTACCGCGGCCAGTGCGCCGAGCTCTGCCTGGGCGCGCACGCCTACATGCGCTTCCGCGTGGTCGTCGAGGAGCAGGAGGACTTCGACCGCTGGGTGGCGTCGTTCCAGGAGCCCGTCGTGCAGACGGTCTCCGACGACCCGCGCGTCCAGCAGGGACGCACGCTGTTCGCCCAGAAGGGCTGCATCGGCTGCCACGCCAACGACAACTACGCCGAGGGCGTCTCCTACGGTCAGCCGCAGTTCCCCGAGCTGACGAACTTCGGGCTGCGCCACACCGTGGGGGCCGGGGTCCTCGACGCCACGCTCGAGAACGTCGCGCAGTGGATCATGAACCCGCAGTCGGTCAAGCCGGGCAACCACATGCCCACGCTGTGGGCCGAGGACGACCCGAACCGAGAAGAAGAGGCCACGGCGATCGCGGCCTACCTGCTCAGCCTCGGCGCCGAGCAGAGGACCGCCGACGCGGGGGACACTCTGGCCGTGAGCGCGCCGGGAGGTAACTGA
- a CDS encoding YifB family Mg chelatase-like AAA ATPase translates to MYASVASATVVGVDAVRVTVEVLVSGGLPSFTIVGLPGAAVQESRERVRAALKRLGRPLPPSRVTVNLAPADVRKDGPAFDLPIALGLLAAAGAVPAARLAGHLAFGELALDGTLRPVRGAVSVAVEALAGGLALLCAPANAAEAAAVPGVDALAPRTLAEAVEHLRGRRTLRPVAAPPAGAPPEPLDLADVRGQELGKRLLEVAAAGRHNALLTGPPGAGKTMLATRLPGLLPPLDTRSAVEVGRVYSAAGLSRGPGLDLTPPFRAPHHSGSEAGIVGGGSAVRPGEASLAHLGVLFLDEAPEFARPVLEALRQPLESGVIVISRASGAVALPARFQLVAARNPCPCGRALDDDPTSCTCSQSDRLRYASRLSGPLLDRVDLHLVVPRLTRDELLAAPPGEPSAVVAARVAAARRVALERQGCLNADLAGAELRRLALPAGEGASLLRDLVDRLHLTGRGFDRLLRVARTVADLAGAASVGPEHLAEAAAFRV, encoded by the coding sequence ATGTACGCGAGCGTCGCCTCGGCCACCGTGGTGGGCGTCGACGCGGTGAGGGTCACGGTCGAGGTCTTGGTGAGCGGCGGGCTGCCGAGCTTCACGATCGTCGGGCTGCCGGGGGCGGCGGTGCAGGAGTCTCGGGAGCGCGTGCGCGCCGCGCTCAAGCGCCTGGGCCGGCCCCTCCCGCCCAGCCGCGTGACCGTGAACCTGGCGCCGGCCGACGTCCGCAAGGACGGCCCCGCGTTCGACCTGCCCATCGCGCTGGGCCTGCTGGCCGCGGCGGGCGCGGTGCCGGCCGCGCGCCTCGCCGGCCACCTGGCGTTCGGCGAGCTAGCCCTCGACGGCACGCTGCGGCCGGTGAGGGGGGCGGTCAGCGTGGCCGTCGAGGCGCTGGCGGGCGGCCTGGCGCTGCTCTGCGCCCCGGCCAACGCCGCGGAGGCCGCCGCCGTCCCCGGCGTGGACGCGCTGGCGCCGCGCACCCTGGCCGAGGCCGTCGAGCACCTGCGCGGACGCCGCACGCTGAGGCCGGTGGCGGCGCCGCCCGCGGGGGCGCCGCCTGAGCCCCTCGACCTCGCCGACGTCAGGGGCCAGGAGCTGGGCAAGCGCCTCCTCGAGGTCGCGGCCGCCGGGCGCCACAACGCGCTCCTCACCGGGCCTCCCGGCGCGGGCAAGACGATGCTCGCCACCCGCCTGCCGGGGCTGCTGCCGCCCCTGGACACGCGCAGCGCGGTGGAGGTCGGGCGCGTCTACTCGGCCGCCGGGCTGTCGCGCGGCCCAGGCCTCGACCTCACGCCGCCCTTCAGGGCGCCGCACCACAGCGGCTCCGAGGCGGGCATCGTGGGCGGCGGCAGCGCTGTGCGTCCGGGCGAGGCCAGCCTCGCCCACCTCGGCGTGCTGTTCCTCGACGAGGCCCCCGAGTTCGCCCGGCCCGTGCTGGAGGCCCTGCGGCAGCCCCTCGAGTCCGGCGTGATCGTGATCTCGCGCGCCAGCGGGGCGGTCGCGCTGCCGGCCAGGTTCCAGCTCGTGGCGGCGCGCAACCCCTGCCCGTGCGGGCGCGCCCTCGACGACGACCCCACGTCCTGTACGTGCTCGCAGTCCGACCGCCTGCGCTACGCCTCCCGGCTCTCTGGCCCGCTGCTCGACCGCGTCGACCTCCACCTGGTCGTCCCGCGGCTCACGCGCGACGAGCTCCTGGCAGCGCCGCCCGGCGAGCCCAGCGCCGTCGTGGCCGCGCGCGTGGCGGCGGCCAGGCGGGTCGCGCTCGAGCGCCAGGGCTGCCTCAACGCCGACCTCGCCGGAGCCGAGCTGCGGCGCCTGGCGCTGCCCGCGGGCGAGGGCGCCTCGCTCCTGCGCGACCTCGTCGACCGCCTCCACCTCACCGGGCGCGGCTTCGACCGCCTGCTGCGGGTGGCGCGCACGGTCGCCGACCTCGCCGGCGCGGCCTCCGTGGGGCCCGAGCACCTGGCCGAGGCGGCGGCGTTCAGGGTCTAG
- the proB gene encoding glutamate 5-kinase, with translation MPVLGRTMRRLVVKVGTSTLTDEAGRLDPARLADVARGARALAAAAGAGRRPAELVLVSSGAGAAGRERLGLRLPLTLPQKQAAAAVGQARLMLDWAAAWDPTPVAQLLLSAHDVRTRRRYVNAKNALEATLALGAVPIVNENDSVATAELKVGDNDTLSAWVAYLVDADLLVILTDVPGLHDADPRRVAGARRLSVVEDVASVAPLAGGAGSERGTGGMTTKLQAARIAADAGIETVVLGGGGAGLEALARGEDVGTRFLAGAGVPARKAWILNQPIAGAVLVDAGARDALRSGRSLLPRGVVGVRGEFAFGDAVAIECEGERVAVGLTNYAAADLSRIAGRHTREIPDLLGPHHYDEAVHRDNLVLDRTRSGGTIVSP, from the coding sequence ATGCCGGTCCTCGGGCGCACCATGCGGCGTCTCGTCGTCAAGGTCGGCACCTCCACGCTCACCGACGAGGCGGGCCGCCTCGACCCGGCCAGGCTCGCCGACGTCGCGCGGGGCGCCCGCGCCCTGGCCGCCGCGGCGGGCGCCGGGCGACGACCCGCCGAGCTGGTGCTGGTCTCCTCGGGCGCCGGCGCCGCGGGCCGCGAGCGGCTGGGCCTCAGGCTGCCGCTGACGCTGCCGCAGAAGCAGGCCGCGGCCGCCGTGGGCCAGGCGCGGCTGATGCTCGACTGGGCGGCCGCCTGGGACCCCACGCCCGTGGCGCAGCTCCTCCTCTCGGCGCACGACGTGCGGACGCGCCGGCGCTACGTGAACGCGAAGAACGCGCTCGAGGCGACGCTGGCGCTGGGCGCCGTGCCGATCGTCAACGAGAACGACAGCGTCGCCACCGCGGAGCTGAAGGTCGGCGACAACGACACGCTCTCGGCGTGGGTCGCCTACTTGGTCGACGCCGACCTCCTCGTGATCCTCACCGACGTCCCCGGCCTCCACGACGCCGACCCGCGGCGCGTGGCGGGGGCCCGGCGGCTGAGCGTCGTGGAGGACGTGGCCAGCGTGGCGCCACTGGCGGGCGGCGCGGGCAGCGAGAGGGGCACCGGCGGCATGACGACGAAGCTGCAGGCGGCGCGCATCGCGGCCGACGCCGGCATCGAGACCGTCGTGCTCGGCGGCGGCGGGGCCGGCCTCGAGGCCCTGGCCCGCGGCGAGGACGTCGGCACGCGCTTCCTGGCCGGCGCGGGCGTGCCCGCCCGCAAGGCGTGGATCCTCAACCAGCCCATCGCCGGCGCCGTGCTCGTCGACGCCGGCGCCCGCGACGCCCTCAGGTCCGGCCGCAGCCTGCTGCCGCGCGGCGTCGTGGGCGTGCGCGGCGAGTTCGCCTTCGGCGACGCCGTGGCCATCGAGTGCGAGGGCGAGCGCGTGGCGGTGGGGCTGACGAACTACGCCGCGGCCGACCTCTCGCGCATCGCGGGCAGGCACACGCGCGAGATCCCCGACCTGCTCGGCCCCCACCACTACGACGAGGCCGTGCACCGCGACAACCTCGTCCTCGACCGGACGCGCTCCGGTGGTACCATCGTCTCTCCATGA
- a CDS encoding cytochrome c oxidase subunit 3, whose protein sequence is MSAHAVDTAAPAQPGTRGAITAHGWRSTRLPDVKLLMWIFLASDCMFFGSLIGTYLAYHNRSVVGPFPVDVLNIPLTTISSFVLLMSSFLMVLSLHALRIDDIPKFRLWTAGVALFGSIFLGFQVYEFVHFVNEGLSIHQNLFGTTFFVLTGTHGIHVTVGVLWLLAFLVQSYVRPTSSKDAVYLEIAGLYWHFVDIVWIVIFTVVYLVEFV, encoded by the coding sequence ATGAGCGCGCACGCCGTCGACACCGCGGCGCCCGCCCAGCCCGGCACTCGCGGCGCCATCACGGCGCACGGCTGGCGCAGCACCCGACTGCCCGACGTCAAGCTCCTGATGTGGATCTTCTTGGCGTCCGACTGCATGTTCTTCGGGTCGCTGATAGGCACCTACCTCGCCTACCACAACCGCAGCGTCGTCGGGCCGTTCCCCGTCGACGTCCTCAACATCCCGCTCACGACGATCAGCTCGTTCGTGCTCCTGATGTCGAGCTTCCTCATGGTGCTCTCCCTGCACGCGCTGAGGATCGACGACATCCCCAAGTTCCGGCTCTGGACCGCGGGCGTCGCGCTGTTCGGCTCGATCTTCCTCGGCTTCCAGGTCTACGAGTTCGTCCACTTCGTCAACGAGGGCCTCTCGATCCACCAGAACCTGTTCGGCACGACGTTCTTCGTCCTCACCGGCACGCACGGCATCCACGTGACGGTCGGCGTGCTGTGGCTGCTCGCCTTCCTGGTCCAGTCGTACGTCAGGCCGACGAGCAGCAAGGACGCCGTGTACCTGGAGATCGCGGGCCTCTACTGGCACTTCGTCGACATCGTCTGGATCGTGATCTTCACGGTCGTCTACCTCGTCGAGTTCGTGTGA
- a CDS encoding DegV family protein → MNLAIVTDSTSDLDAAELERLGVERVPLYVHFKGETHEDWVDITPKDIIEGVAAGADLPTTSQPSPEDFAEVYRRVAAAGADHVLVVTISSELSGTYQSAKIASEGAEVPVTVFDGRGASLGHGEMVRAAAALRERGASLDDVLAALERIRDTNFVLFTVGTLEYLQKGGRIGRASALVGSLLNIKPLLTLQDGRIEPVTRARGLKKAQQEMVERFARYVEAASGPVVANLIHIQDEGAAKSLEQGIAAAGVPYRLRGIAEIGAVIGSHVGPGTFGIYAHEEVL, encoded by the coding sequence ATGAACCTGGCCATCGTCACCGACTCCACCTCGGACCTCGACGCCGCGGAGCTGGAGCGCCTCGGCGTGGAGCGCGTGCCGCTCTACGTGCACTTCAAGGGCGAGACGCACGAGGACTGGGTCGACATCACCCCCAAGGACATCATCGAGGGCGTCGCGGCGGGAGCCGACCTGCCGACGACGAGCCAGCCCAGCCCCGAGGACTTCGCCGAGGTCTACCGCCGCGTCGCCGCTGCCGGCGCCGACCACGTGCTGGTCGTGACGATCTCCTCCGAGCTGTCGGGGACCTACCAGTCGGCGAAGATCGCGTCGGAGGGCGCCGAGGTGCCGGTGACGGTCTTCGACGGGCGGGGCGCCAGCCTCGGCCACGGCGAGATGGTGCGCGCCGCCGCCGCTCTGCGGGAGCGCGGCGCCTCGCTCGACGACGTCCTCGCGGCGCTGGAGCGCATCCGGGACACGAACTTCGTGCTGTTCACGGTGGGCACGCTCGAGTACCTGCAGAAGGGCGGGCGCATCGGCCGCGCCAGCGCCCTCGTCGGCAGCCTGCTCAACATCAAGCCGCTCCTCACGCTGCAGGACGGCAGGATCGAGCCCGTGACCCGGGCTCGCGGGCTGAAGAAGGCCCAACAGGAGATGGTCGAGCGCTTCGCGCGCTACGTAGAGGCCGCCTCCGGCCCGGTGGTGGCGAACCTGATCCACATCCAGGACGAGGGCGCGGCTAAGAGCCTCGAGCAGGGCATCGCCGCCGCCGGCGTCCCGTACCGGCTACGCGGCATCGCCGAGATCGGCGCGGTCATCGGCAGCCACGTCGGGCCAGGGACCTTCGGGATCTACGCCCACGAGGAGGTCCTCTAG
- a CDS encoding aspartate-semialdehyde dehydrogenase, with amino-acid sequence MRVAIVGATGAVGTELLGLLAERSFPVSSLRAFASPRSAGRRVAFAGGEVVVEALPEDGDLGADVVFSSAGTAVSRDGAWKWAGHGAVVVDNTSAWRLDERVPLVVPEVNPEALAGHRGVIANPNCSTIIALMALAPLHRAFGLRRAVVATYQAVSGAGLWGLEELRRQTAASLAGEPVAHERFAHQIAFNVFSHDSAVGEDGYNAEERKLLLESRKILGLPDLAVSATCVRVPVYRAHSEAIHASFDGPVSAESAREVLSRAPGVRVVDDREANTFPMPLDAAGQDVTLVGRLREDTALPNGLALFVSGDQIRKGAALNAVQIAEALFGVGAARAPGGTSAATLTV; translated from the coding sequence GTGAGGGTCGCGATAGTCGGAGCCACGGGAGCCGTGGGGACGGAGCTCCTCGGCCTGCTCGCGGAGCGCTCGTTCCCCGTCTCGAGCCTGCGGGCGTTCGCCTCGCCGCGCTCGGCCGGGCGCCGCGTCGCCTTCGCCGGCGGCGAGGTCGTGGTCGAGGCGCTGCCGGAGGACGGCGACCTCGGCGCCGACGTCGTCTTCTCCTCGGCCGGCACCGCCGTCTCGCGGGACGGCGCCTGGAAGTGGGCCGGGCACGGCGCCGTCGTCGTGGACAACACCAGCGCCTGGCGCCTCGACGAGCGCGTGCCGCTCGTGGTGCCCGAGGTGAACCCCGAGGCGCTGGCGGGCCACCGGGGAGTGATCGCGAACCCGAACTGCTCGACGATCATCGCCCTCATGGCCCTGGCGCCGCTCCACCGCGCCTTCGGCCTGCGGCGCGCCGTGGTGGCGACGTACCAGGCCGTGTCTGGCGCGGGCCTGTGGGGCCTCGAGGAGCTGCGCCGGCAGACGGCGGCGTCCCTGGCCGGCGAGCCGGTGGCGCACGAGCGCTTCGCCCACCAGATCGCCTTCAACGTCTTCAGCCACGACAGCGCCGTGGGCGAGGACGGCTACAACGCCGAGGAGCGCAAGCTGCTGCTCGAGTCGCGCAAGATCCTCGGCCTGCCCGACCTCGCCGTGTCGGCCACCTGCGTCCGCGTGCCCGTGTACCGCGCGCACAGCGAGGCGATCCACGCCTCCTTCGACGGTCCGGTGAGCGCGGAGTCGGCGCGCGAGGTCCTGTCGCGGGCGCCCGGCGTGAGGGTCGTCGACGACAGGGAGGCGAACACGTTCCCCATGCCCCTCGACGCCGCGGGTCAGGACGTGACGCTGGTGGGGCGCCTGCGCGAGGACACGGCGCTGCCCAACGGGCTCGCGCTCTTCGTGTCCGGCGACCAGATCAGGAAGGGCGCGGCGCTCAACGCGGTGCAGATCGCCGAGGCGCTGTTCGGGGTCGGCGCGGCTCGCGCGCCGGGCGGGACGTCCGCGGCGACCCTGACGGTATGA
- the ctaD gene encoding cytochrome c oxidase subunit I, translating into MATSANVARPALFVRPTWQTGLRSWLTTVDHKKLGILYILSSFLFMGLASVEAFLMRLQLMRPGQQLVSPETFNQLFTMHGVTMVFLAIMPLGIGFANYFVPLMIGGRDLAFPRLNAFGYWVYALGGLMLYTSFFLGGAPDIGWTGYAPNTSLSANPGLGVDFYMFGLFISGIGTTATAMNLIVTIINMRAPGMTFMRMPVFVWMMLITAFMIIFAFPPLTIAFVQVILDRTFGTLFYVPEAGALPILWQHLFWIFGHPEVYIIILPAFGMISEMVPTFSRKPLFGYPVMILSAILIAFMGFAVWSHHMFTTGLGPVVNTAFSLTSFTIGIPTGVKIFNWLGTLWGGNIKFTTSLMYCLAFIVTFTLGGITGIMVAMPTFDAQAHDTYFVVAHFHYVMGGGALLTFLGAVHYWFPKITGKLLDERLGKVAFWFIVLGFHTIFFPQHLAGLMGMPRRIQTYPAGIGLEVWNFMSTFGTFIMGVGLIVFLVNVIRGFRSGKPAGNDPWDARTLEWATSSPPPYYDFPTQPVVNSLDAFWAYKHPETLNVEPVDPRQAGREYDAHGIHVPGQSWYPLLASIAIVVGSYGLIYDNWVLAIVSGFFFIFTVFGWAFEGVGGHHVHPELEGETA; encoded by the coding sequence ATGGCCACGTCTGCGAACGTCGCCAGGCCCGCGCTGTTCGTCAGGCCCACCTGGCAGACCGGACTGCGTAGCTGGCTGACGACCGTCGACCACAAGAAGCTGGGGATCCTCTACATCCTCTCGAGCTTCCTGTTCATGGGCCTCGCCAGCGTCGAGGCCTTCCTCATGCGGCTCCAGCTCATGAGGCCGGGGCAGCAGCTCGTCTCGCCCGAGACCTTCAACCAGCTCTTCACGATGCACGGCGTGACGATGGTGTTCCTCGCCATCATGCCGCTGGGCATCGGGTTCGCGAACTACTTCGTGCCCCTGATGATCGGCGGACGCGACCTCGCGTTCCCGCGACTGAACGCCTTCGGGTACTGGGTCTACGCGCTGGGCGGGCTGATGCTCTACACGAGCTTCTTCCTCGGCGGCGCCCCCGACATCGGCTGGACCGGCTACGCGCCGAACACGAGCCTCTCCGCGAACCCCGGCCTCGGCGTCGACTTCTACATGTTCGGCCTGTTCATCAGCGGCATCGGCACGACCGCGACGGCCATGAACCTGATCGTGACCATCATCAACATGCGGGCGCCCGGCATGACGTTCATGCGCATGCCCGTGTTCGTCTGGATGATGCTGATCACGGCGTTCATGATCATCTTCGCGTTCCCGCCGCTGACGATCGCGTTCGTGCAGGTCATCCTCGACCGCACCTTCGGCACGCTGTTCTACGTCCCCGAGGCGGGCGCGCTGCCCATCCTGTGGCAGCACCTGTTCTGGATCTTCGGGCACCCCGAGGTCTACATCATCATCCTGCCGGCCTTCGGGATGATCTCCGAGATGGTGCCGACCTTCTCCCGGAAGCCGCTGTTCGGCTACCCGGTGATGATCCTGTCCGCCATCCTCATCGCCTTCATGGGCTTCGCCGTCTGGTCCCACCACATGTTCACGACCGGCCTCGGCCCCGTGGTGAACACGGCGTTCTCGCTGACCTCGTTCACGATCGGCATCCCCACGGGCGTGAAGATCTTCAACTGGCTGGGCACCCTATGGGGCGGCAACATCAAGTTCACGACCTCGCTGATGTACTGCCTGGCGTTCATCGTCACGTTCACGCTCGGCGGCATCACCGGGATCATGGTCGCCATGCCGACGTTCGACGCCCAGGCGCACGACACCTACTTCGTGGTCGCGCACTTCCACTACGTGATGGGCGGCGGCGCGCTGCTGACGTTCCTCGGGGCCGTCCACTACTGGTTCCCGAAGATCACGGGCAAGCTGCTCGACGAGCGCCTCGGCAAGGTCGCCTTCTGGTTCATCGTGCTGGGCTTCCACACGATCTTCTTCCCGCAGCACCTCGCCGGCCTCATGGGCATGCCGCGCCGCATCCAGACCTACCCGGCCGGCATCGGGCTCGAGGTCTGGAACTTCATGTCGACGTTCGGCACGTTCATCATGGGCGTCGGCCTGATCGTCTTCCTCGTCAACGTCATCCGCGGCTTCCGCTCGGGCAAGCCCGCCGGCAACGACCCGTGGGACGCCCGCACGCTCGAGTGGGCGACCTCCTCGCCGCCCCCCTACTACGACTTCCCCACGCAGCCGGTCGTCAACTCGCTCGACGCCTTCTGGGCCTACAAGCACCCCGAGACCCTCAACGTCGAGCCCGTCGACCCGCGCCAGGCCGGCCGCGAGTACGACGCCCACGGCATCCACGTGCCCGGCCAGTCCTGGTACCCCCTGCTGGCCTCCATCGCCATCGTCGTCGGCTCGTACGGGCTGATCTACGACAACTGGGTCCTGGCCATCGTGAGCGGCTTCTTCTTCATCTTCACGGTCTTCGGCTGGGCGTTCGAGGGCGTGGGCGGCCACCACGTGCACCCTGAGCTCGAAGGAGAGACAGCATGA
- a CDS encoding cytochrome c oxidase assembly protein produces the protein MGDVLYLSWQLEPVLVGGLVAAAVAYYLAVGPLRRFIAPGETYPTGRAVVFGLGLLMLFLNEGSPLHDLAERYLLSAHMVQHLLLSYAVAPVLLAGVPTWLLRAVLASRRALPVSRVVLQPVVTFFAFSLALAVYHVPAVYDLTLANTSLHHAVHFVLLVTSLMMWWPLIGGLPELPKPGFLPRLAYIFLLPVAQLPIFGGVTFSDVPLYQAYAVIPVRAYGLGVMQDQALAGVIMKILGLLAFGPTFIVTFFNWYRSELAPSTDVGGPGGPVSQGVHP, from the coding sequence ATGGGCGACGTCCTCTACCTGAGCTGGCAGCTCGAGCCCGTCCTCGTGGGCGGGCTCGTGGCTGCCGCGGTCGCCTACTACCTGGCCGTCGGGCCCCTGCGGCGCTTCATCGCGCCCGGCGAGACGTACCCGACGGGCCGGGCCGTCGTCTTCGGCCTCGGCCTCCTCATGCTCTTCCTCAACGAGGGCTCGCCGCTGCACGACCTGGCCGAGCGCTACCTGCTCTCGGCGCACATGGTCCAGCACCTGCTGCTCTCTTACGCCGTCGCGCCGGTCCTGCTGGCCGGCGTGCCCACCTGGCTCCTGCGGGCGGTGCTCGCCTCCCGGCGGGCCCTGCCCGTCTCGCGGGTCGTGCTGCAGCCGGTGGTGACGTTCTTCGCCTTCAGCCTGGCGCTGGCCGTGTACCACGTGCCGGCCGTCTACGACCTGACGCTCGCGAACACGTCGCTGCACCACGCCGTGCACTTCGTGCTCCTCGTCACGTCGCTGATGATGTGGTGGCCGCTCATCGGCGGCCTGCCCGAGCTGCCGAAGCCCGGCTTCCTCCCGCGCCTCGCCTACATCTTCCTGCTGCCCGTGGCGCAGCTCCCGATCTTCGGGGGCGTGACGTTCTCCGACGTCCCGCTCTACCAGGCCTACGCCGTGATCCCGGTGCGCGCGTACGGGCTGGGCGTGATGCAGGACCAGGCGCTGGCCGGCGTGATCATGAAGATCCTCGGCCTCCTCGCCTTCGGCCCCACCTTCATCGTCACGTTCTTCAACTGGTACCGCAGCGAGCTCGCCCCGTCGACGGACGTGGGCGGCCCCGGCGGTCCGGTGAGCCAGGGCGTCCACCCCTGA